In Haematobia irritans isolate KBUSLIRL chromosome 1, ASM5000362v1, whole genome shotgun sequence, a genomic segment contains:
- the Sptz gene encoding zinc finger FYVE-type containing 26 spastizin, which translates to MENNMEHYLLLLTAEEQKFLKLYLQNPAMTNKTLLRNKPFRLLEEKPYPILDILLLQPPNVMVHIKWAIIRTFEEMLRLVAKTGINVAFLQFLIKIPDDILNEALQGEMREQFQQCLSETNLGENLYLALLSRKDKQLMVDILEYLKDTRWQFFQQPLGSKEFVLYHALKSKAHFMNPLIEELQAFESIEDPTLRNNLIILKLVHEFSSKAFKSLNELAPNMESLLELMDFEHVDADLLPIYTYFYQDFERLILLMRYIGKFPETYSNIEVEDLLNTNSILEVITKHRLMSSYEEIRDLVESYYACQQNLPMFSFKEKELELLCCYYILATTYDIVTAPASIANTDGFYNQKIQTLSGLLRQIKNFDLLCQTLEDVMTFIFLRWEHFHQDSKGIKYRKLNYSDSSSHTDDDIVQDSSAKSSNTPQKNKSKILGNKNGKFGFVCRPKSFASLFNFLKTYVTKKLHSPDYKMASSEMRNRFQSIVDTIGDFLWKFTFFEKMERKQTECASIIHLNPDALVNMVHFHADSDERISSDDEGTTTHHYSMARRKAVKKRRRATFSGAVGRDKNLLESRARASVLSSSMKVPSKSQKNEIPIDIMEEKSVVPKLLSSPERLACLALSFKEIHETKQIIENFNLHNSQLNLELEYMEQQQRVKQKLSVIYDNYQQQERDSLDSNEPVATVDRIRSVAAKGFEVSKIINIIDNFAQTQSIKQTELVKELIRKHKQNPQYRFLSQFEEANLKAAVICDLILCLPFNRDITNSILMIIKRLQPIHPNFKDSENVVEKCQFPSNMGPLNFLENIADCMAILRNKSIRDILCDNCYSLRPQKLAVELAKEKIFFEVFHKDPKELKRCEDLKTLINKFQALKSKYNYYQRFCNYMQHLSTLEKLRNPKRDQCIEDLLKLDPYDIIGDLIFSRNMTPLEIEANVTALNLNLVHIIALNMCPEIVERSSLSKRSITCSKESTILNYIANYNRLLVFLLQGINDGVNFPKDPNINAGYLERLVQLPEVNELASLLYNGNKVIAALRSDQVNINSLEKLTSKLDQLKLLELDLGIKELRSIKQSRIDCLIAELIREDPKYIYLASRVHNITVRAKLIHANYTKISSTRLAKQLIETTLQHRHAAERIPKELLQQLEVILADIRVYAQVSEVLLFESWPQAYDFGLKTPATIFEHLLKLNLYKLCYEWCKVVKLSEKFKPQQFLSILLKYLMDVTDDDDKLSSKEEESIQSSKYLLRILETFHPVDCKSFLDSNKDKFRSLILIKFAIEYLERSASVEEKYNYRNYKISLLIFDQLAPTMRNIFWTLLKYPLLIIEELIMNAKFESLSKVLKVVRQELQSDTYGSHKLCSFCFDKNGNAYDIHGHHHAPNSPHKVRFQLGSHDSTKTSAFILLNFNLYQKEHFITNDCIDLLLRIYATKALDYQISDTNSSSEPCSQSTCDMQQSLDSLCGAFQMPSQAPTREEWIRDEDASHCMCCRRTAFSMLMRRHHCRRCGRVVCFSCSTHRMRIPELYEDVEVRVCNDCQNLCEDINQRKANRDSQAEDVVNATKVRLKPEERFKWKLSGNITHDKLLREEFCYEHAPSVALCLSILEYHLGKKKCVDLLLFHCRKLEKLMVPNPEVDYELVAKMMNCLALAAKVRGASAEFETIQEDSEIIISVVQNGCEYLIPPDPLNNLWKLAESLVEAEKWELALEVHLKCGLSTAGVMAAHGMSCLRAGCFETAREKFSHCMTKLTNENIISTISKIIFNPVINAYNDNLDNVLGLSKDCDIKVIKRPHNGPPLLQEILKLIESMPFTKPQPETLQRASIIRSSNTSLASLLSRKKEQYVKRSHEPAINILNTLSNLKRISKGQYTQGTNTNNNSIGNQEMPIKRKQLFRKTSGFEECLYYLLTYGSHTDVIHFLMNRDELVATLKYYLLQKLDADIFINHIYLVLLSRGKVSLLIKNLLEFDSRLLIWRSTLLQTCRYLETQNLLNSLYELQILLKDPIRACMTCIKFYSMNCENFQQLNLNAQHLRNARMHLQSELDNAEWEKITLNVTTKSNKGNNNSRRSSTSSTTGSMGGGNFFLQMDARSLNSHITTIENQLEVVKFLAKCEEENSRGNDIVITEKYLKQLRIDAVKTLPTLFDKGPEKIQICILILVCGKNIEEGFGLSYRIIQHYKLPPLKVYAATAKYLALNQRLPEIEKLLNCIISNNGGTSTQDIDEILTVAINSAVNNHEPETKATLDNLTKRINNIDMRIAAHIFIGQLKSAYLLANKYERLGDIRKILRQAEATNQVHIKKLCEKKLQLNLSGTSSSQSK; encoded by the exons ATGGAGAATAATATGGAACACTACTTACTTTTGCTTACAGCAGAAGAGCAAAAGTTCCTCAag CTTTACCTACAAAATCCCGCAATGACAAATAAAACTCTTTTGCGAAATAAACCATTTCGTCTATTAGAAGAGAAACCTTATCCTATTTTGGATATACTACTATTGCAACCTCCCAATGTAATGGTCCATATTAAATGGGCTATAATTAGAACTTTTGAAGAAATGCTTAGATTAGTTGCAAAGACTGGTATAAATGtggcattcttgcaatttttaataaaaatacccGATGACATTCTCAATGAAGCTTTGCAAGGTGAAATGCGTGAACAATTCCAACAATGTCTTAGCGAAACGAATTTaggagaaaatttgtatttagcACTACTAAGCCGAAAGGATAAACAATTAATGGTCGACATTTTGGAATATCTTAAAGATACAAGATGGCAATTTTTCCAACAGCCTTTGGGAAGCAAAGAATTTGTGCTATACCATGCTTTAAAATCAAAGGCCCATTTCATGAATCCCTTGATAGAGGAACTACAGGCTTTTGAGAGCATTGAAGATCCTACGTtgagaaataatttaattatattaaaattggtTCATGAATTTTCCTCCAAGGCATTTAAAAGCCTCAATGAATTAGCCCCAAATATGGAGTCACTATTGGAGTTAATGGATTTTGAACACGTCGATGCAGATTTGTTACCCatctatacatatttttatcaAGACTTCGAGAGATTGATACTTCTAATGCGGTACATAGGTAAATTTCCCGAAACCTATTCTAATATCGAAGTTGAAGATCTATTGAATACAAATAGCATACTTGAAGTTATAACTAAACATCGTTTAATGAGCTCCTATGAAGAAATCCGAGATCTTGTAGAGTCCTATTATGCATGTCAACAAAATCTTCCCATGTTTTCTTTTAAGGAGAAAGAATTGGAACTGTTATGTTGTTATTACATATTAGCCACCACATATGATATCGTCACTGCTCCTGCCTCAATTGCCAATACTGATGGATTCTATAatcaaaaaatacaaacattgagtggtctgttgagacaaataaaaaattttgatttactttGTCAAACACTGGAAGATGTAATGACGTTCATTTTTCTTAGATGGGAACATTTTCATCAAGATTCAAAAGGTATTAAATATCGTAAATTGAATTACTCAGATTCCTCCTCACACACAGACGATGATATTGTCCAGGACTCTTCGGCGAAATCCTCAAACACACCTCAGAAaaataaatccaaaatattgggtaataaaaatggaaaatttggttttgtatgTAGACCCAAATCATTTGCAAGCCtctttaattttctcaaaacctaTGTCACTAAAAAACTTCATTCACCGGATTATAAAATGGCTTcatctgaaatgagaaatcgttTTCAAAGTATCGTCGATACGATTGGtgattttttgtggaaatttacaTTCTTTGAAAAGATGGAACGAAAACAAACCGAATGTGCATCTATCATACATTTAAATCCTGATGCATTGGTGAATATGGTACATTTCCATGCAGACTCCGATGAACGAATATCTAGTGACGATGAAGGCACTACTACCCATCATTACTCTATGGCTCGCCGTAAAGCTGTAAAAAAGAGACGCCGTGCTACATTTAGTGGCGCTGTTGGGCGTGATAAGAATCTACTGGAATCACGAGCAAGAGCTTCTGTTTTATCAAGTTCCATGAAAGTGCCATCAAAGTCGCAGAAGAATGAAATCCCAATTGATATAATGGAAgagaaaagtgttgttccaaaaCTTCTGAGTTCACCGGAACGTTTGGCATGTTTAGCCTTatcttttaaagaaattcatGAAACCAAGCAAATTATTGAG aattttaatttacacaattctcaattaaatttggaattGGAATATATGGAGCAACAACAGCGTGTTAAACAAAAACTTTCCGTGATATACGATAATTATCAACAACAGGAGAGAGATTCACTCGATTCCAATGAACCAGTGGCCACAGTAGATCGTATTCGTTCTGTGGCCGCCAAGGGATTTGAGGtatcaaagattataaacataATTGATAATTTTGCTCAAACGCAAAGCATAAAACAAACAGAGCTTGTAAAAGAACTGATAAGGAAACACAAGCAAAATCCCCAATATCGATTTCTATCACAATTCGAAGAAGCGAATCTAAAGGCCGCAGTTATTTGTGATTTAATATTGTGTCTTCCATTTAATCGTGATATAACCAACAGTATTTTAATGATTATTAAACGTCTTCAGCCCATACATCCAAATTTCAAAGACAGCGAAAATGTAGTGGAAAAATGTCAATTTCCCTCGAATATGGGACCATTGaactttttggaaaatatcgcaGATTGCATGGCTATATTGCGGAACAAATCTATAAGGGATATACTTTGTGATAATTGCTACTCCCTCAGACCCCAAAAACTTGCTGTGGAAttggccaaagaaaaaatattctttgagGTATTTCACAAAGATCCAAAAGAGCTGAAGAGATGTGAAGatctaaaaactttaattaacaaatttcaagcACTTAAATCGAAATACAATTATTATCAAAGATTCTGTAATTACATGCAACATCTCAGTACATTGGAGAAATTAAGAAATCCCAAAAGAGATCAATGCATAGAAGACCTATTGAAATTGGATCCCTATGATATTATTGGGGATTTGATATTTTCTCGCAATATGACGCCCTTGGAAATAGAGGCGAATGTAACGGCTCTTAATTTGAATTTGGTACATATCATTGCCCTAAACATGTGTCCCGAAATTGTCGAAAGAAGTTCGTTGAGTAAACGTTCCATAACTTGCAGCAAAGAATCAACAATACTAAATTATATAGCCAACTATAATCGCTTATTGGTATTTCTGTTGCAAGGCATCAACGACGGTGTCAATTTTCCAAAGGATCCCAATATTAATGCTGGCTACTTGGAGAGACTGGTTCAGTTGCCTGAAGTGAATGAACTAGCTTCACTCCTTTATAATGGTAACAAAGTTATTGCCGCTTTAAGAAGCGATCAAGTTAATATCAATTCATTGGAAAAACTTACCtctaaattggatcaattgaaaCTACTGGAATTGGATCTGGGCATAAAAG AATTAAGATCCATTAAGCAAAGCCGCATAGACTGTCTGATAGCTGAATTAATTCGCGAAGATCCCAAGTATATATATCTGGCATCAAGAGTCCACAATATAACCGTCAGGGCCAAATTAATTCATGCAAATTATACTAAAATTTCTTCCACTCGCTTGGCTAAACAACTAATTGAGACTACGCTTCAACATCGTCATGCAGCCGAGAGAATTCCTAAAGAATTATTACAACAATTGGAAGTTATATTGGCCGACATAAGAGTTTATGCCCAAGTATCTGAGGTTTTGTTATTTGAGTCATGGCCGCAAGCCTATGATTTTGGCTTGAAAACTCCTGCAACAATTTttgaacatttgttaaaattaaatttatacaaactATGCTATGAGTGGTGTAAAGTTGTCAAGTTGTCGGAAAAATTTAAGCCACAACAATTCCTAAGTATACTTCTGAAATATCTTATGGATGTAACAGATGATGATGATAAATTGTCATCGAAAGAGGAAGAATCAATACAATCTTCGAAATACTTACTACGAATATTGGAGACATTTCATCCGGTCGATTGTAAAAGTTTTTTGGACTcgaataaggacaaatttcgttctttgattttgattaaatttgccaTTGAATATCTTGAACGTAGTGCCTCTGTTGAGGAGAAATACAATTATCGAAACTACAAGATATCATTGCTAATATTTGATCAATTGGCTCCAACAATGCGCAACATATTTTGGACTCTTCTAAAATACCCTCTTTTAATTATAGAGGAGTTGATAATGAATGCCAAATTCGAAAGTCTAAGTAAGGTATTGAAAGTCGTAAGACAAGAATTACAAAGTGATACCTATGGTTCTCACAAACTGTGTTCATTttgtttcgacaaaaatggcaatGCCTATGACATTCATGGTCATCATCATGCCCCTAATTCGCCCCATAAAGTTCGCTTCCAGTTGGGTTCGCATGATTCGACTAAAACCTCTGCCTTTATATTGCTCAATTTTAATCTATATCAGAAGGAGCACTTCATAACCAACGATTGTATTGATTTGCTCTTAAGGATCTATGCAACAAAAGCCTTAGACTATCAAATATCCGATACGAATTCCTCCTCGGAACCATGTTCGCAGAGTACATGTGATATGCAACAATCACTGGATTCTCTATGTGGAGCATTTCAAATGCCTTCACAGGCCCCAACGAGAGAAGAATGGATTCGCGACGAAGATGCCTCACACTGTATGTGTTGTCGACGAACTGCTTTCTCTATGCTTATGCGTCGTCACCATTGTCGACGTTGTGGCCGTGTGGTATGTTTCTCATGTTCCACTCATAGAATGCGTATTCCCGAACTCTACGAAGATGTCGAAGTACGAGTTTGTAATGATTGTCAAAATCTGTGTGAAGATATAAATCAACGTAAAGCCAATCGTGACTCTCAGGCCGAAGATGTAGTAAATGCGACAAAAGTTCGTCTTAAGCCAGAGGAACGTTTCAAATGGAAACTGAGTGGTAATATTACTCATGATAAGCTATTGCGTGAGGAATTTTGTTATGAACACGCCCCGAGTGTGGCCTTGTGCTTGTCCATTTTGGAGTATCATTTAGGCAAAAAGAAGTGCGTCGATCTTTTATTATTCCATTGCCGAAAGTTGGAAAAGTTAATGGTCCCTAATCCAGAGGTTGATTATGAATTGGTGGCAAAGATGATGAATTGTTTGGCTTTAGCAGCAAAG GTTCGCGGAGCTTCTGCAGAATTCGAAACAATACAAGAAGATTCCGAAATTATCATATCTGTTGTTCAAAATGGCTGCGAATATTTAATTCCTCCTGACCCTTTGAACAATTTATGGAAATTAGCTGAATCTTTGGTGGAAGCTGAAAAATGGGAATTAGCCTTGGAAGTCCATTTGAAATGTGGATTGTCAACAGCAGGTGTTATGGCTGCACATGGCATGTCTTGCCTTAGGGCAGGGTGCTTTGAAACAG CACGTGAAAAATTTTCCCATTGTATGACAAAGTTGAccaatgaaaatataatttccacaatatcaaaaattatatttaatcctGTAATAAATGCCTACAATGATAATTTAGACAATGTCCTTGGTCTATCAAAAGATTGTGATATTAAAGTGATAAAACGACCTCACAACGGCCCTCCTCTGTTACAAGAAATTCTAAAACTTATCGAATCGATGCCATTCACTAAACCTCAACCAGAAACTTTACAAAGGGCTTCCATAATACGTAGCTCAAATACATCACTGGCATCTTTACTCTCgagaaaaaaggaacaatatgtCAAACGATCTCATGAACCTGCTATCAATATCCTAAATACTTTGTCCAACTTGAAACGTATAAGTAAGGGCCAATATACCCAGGGTACAAACACTAATAACAATTCCATTGGTAATCAGGAAATGCCTATAAAACGAAAACAATTATTCCGTAAAACTAGTGGCTTTGAGGAATGCCTTTATTATCTTTTAACCTATGGATCTCATACCGATGTCATACATTTTCTTATGAATCGTGATGAATTAGTGGCAACGCTAAAATATTATCTCTTGCAAAAACTTGATGCCGATATCTTTATAAATCATAtatatttggttttattaaGTCGCGGCAAGGTATCCTTGcttataaaaaatcttttggAGTTCGATAGCCGCTTATTgatatggcgttccacattgttgcAAACTTGTCGTTATTTGGAAACACAAAACCTGTTGAATTCGTTGTATGAGCTTCAAATATTGCTCAAAGATCCCATAAGGGCATGTATGACCTGTATCAAATTCTATTCAATGAATTGTGAGAATTTCCAACAGCTAAATTTAAATGCTCAACATTTGCGCAATGCCCGAATGCATTTGCAATCGGAACTTGACAATGCCGAATGGGAAAAGATAACCTTGAATGTCACAACAAAATCAAATAAAGGCAATAATAATAGTCGTCGGTCGAGCACATCAAGTACTACCGGTTCCATGGGAGGTGGTAATTTCTTCTTACAAATGGATGCCAGATCGTTGAATTCTCACATAACCACCATTGAAAATCAATTGGAAGTAGTAAAGTTTTTGGCCAAATGTGAAGAGGAAAATAGTAGAGGAAACGATATAGTTATTACCGAGAAATATTTAAAGCAG cttCGTATTGATGCTGTCAAAACACTACCCACCTTATTCGACAAAGGTCCTgagaaaatacaaatttgtattctgATACTTGTATGTGGTAAAAATATTGAAGAAGGTTTTGGTCTATCATACAG AATTATACAGCATTACAAACTGCCACCCTTAAAAGTCTATGCTGCCACTGCAAAATATTTAGCTCTAAATCAACGTCTTCcggaaattgaaaaacttctcaaCTGTATTATTAGTAATAATGGTGGTACCAGCACTCAAGATATAGATGAAATTCTCACTGTTGCCATCAATTCAGCCGTTAATAATCATGAACCTGAAACCAAAGCCACTTTAGATAATCTCACGAAACGAATAAATAATATTGACATGCGTATAGCGGCGCATATTTTCATTGGTCAATTAAAATCGGCCTATTTATTGGCAAATAAATATGAACGAttaggagatattcgcaaaattttaaggCAAGCTGAGGCCACCAATCAagtacacataaaaaaattatgtgaaaagaaACTGCAATTGAACTTGTCCGGAACAAGTAGTAGTCAGTCGAAATAG